Below is a genomic region from Brassica rapa cultivar Chiifu-401-42 chromosome A08, CAAS_Brap_v3.01, whole genome shotgun sequence.
TATTAATCATTACCAGAGTCTTCAGAGTTTTTTTGTCCGTAAACAGATCGAAAAGTCTACACCTTTTTgtatgtttcctttttttggttataaatttttaaaaagggaAAGTGATGATTGGGTTCCTTTTTTGTGACTAATGATTTTTCTCAGATGACAGGGGATGTTGTAACGATTTGTTGAGCTGTTTAGGATagtgtgaaacaaaaaaaatggatgATGATAATGGGCTTGAGCTCAGCTTGGGTCTCTCATGTGGTGGAGGGAAAGGTAAAGGTAACAATGCTGGAACCTCCTCTGAGAATCACAATCTAGAAGGAGGAGGTGATAGAAGCGCTAAAGTGATTGATGACTTTAAGAACTTTCTTCATCCAACAACTTCTCAGAGACCAGCCGCAGAGCAGAGTTCTGAACCTCCTCCACAGAATTTCTTCAATGACCTCTCCAAAGCACCAACCGCTGATGCTGAAGCTTCCACGAAGCCTCTGTGGGTGGAAGACAAGGCGATGAAAGAAGCAGGAAGCAGCAAAATAAAGGAGGAGGCACGTGTTGATATGCacgagatgaagaagaagacaaaggcaTCCTATGTTTCGAACGCGACTGATGAAGGATCAAAAGCTGATAACGAAGATGTAGCGGAGTGTGAAGCAGGtggtggtgatggtggtggctcttcttccaaaaaaaaataaacgtaCGGAAACATAGATTCAACTGTTCTACCTTTGGTTGCTTAACGCCTCCAAAGATGATTGATAGCTTCAATAAAATAAAGACGTTTGATCTTAGATCAGTTGGAGGAGCTCAAAGCAGCAACGCTCCCAAGTGAAGACATCCAAATCAGCGATGGAGATCAagacaaaattttcatttgcagcggtaattcttaattaatccaATAAAGTTTATCCATTTGCAGAAATGGATCATAACAAAACAGTCGGAAACAAGGTGGTGCGAAAATAGTAGCGTTTTTAAATCGTAGTTAGAATTTATGTTGTGTGAATGAAATTGAGTGTGTTGCAGTAAATTAGCATGTACTTTCACATCATCCAATACAATGCATTTCTTCAGCCCATCCAGGTGACTCAGGGGCTAATATGTCGTGTTCACACGTAAAGctagaagaaaaaaactatcGAGGCCTGACTTATGACAATATGTCTTGGAATATTATGATACTGCATGCACATAAGTGTACATAAATATGTCTTGGACTCATTTATAACGTGCAAATGAACCATGTTAAGCTTCTATATAAAAATCTCTATTTGTTTTACTAATTCAAGTCAATACTATCAAGTTAGGAACATGTCCAACATAAAGAAATCTAATTACATTTAGAAACTAcatttatattctatatattttgaaacccctgcaaatatatatttttaaattagtctAACATATGCCAACAAatttaacttttatataatgcataaaaatataaagatgatgTTGTGAGATAAGAATGTAcacacaaaatttaaaataaaagaattgacaaattatatatattatttttaaaaaaaatttatataataacttaataatataaatcataatcaaAAATACTATTCGTATCACATTTGTATTAACCGAAAAATTCGTGCTTTTGAAGCACAGATCAAAATGTAGACTAATATAGCtcctaatttttatttaaaaattaaatttctaaaaaaaaaaagattaaagacAACTATCAAgtctgtttaaaaaatatagtggTTTGTTCTTGCACCAGAATCTTGGTTATGCAATTCAAAATCTATTATGTTGTTTTGTAACTTTTCTTCTTAAAACAGAGACAAAGAGTAATGAACAAAGACAAATTATGAACTCTTATTGTcagattgtttgtttttttttctctcgctTCAATTTGATGACTGtaactaattattttaattcacacaaaattttcatattttaaacgtatcacattaaatataaaaatcttcaatagattataatacctaaatGTTCTTCTCGATAGACAATAATATCAGAAATGCAAGTAGCACATCTCCTGCCACAATCACCGGCTGCAATCACTGAAAGTTCAAAAAAATCTTTTGTCTCATCAATacaaatcaacaaaatatatgaataaattCAGTAACATTGCATATTTGATACAAACCGGTTAACAACCTCAGCTCCACATAACATTCACATCATCTTCCACTCAGAAATTTGCAACGAGAAGAAAGGCGGATACAACTATTACGTGTAAGTTACTCAATCAGTGGATTTCCACATTTCAAGATCTCTCTCTTTCGCTGACTCATTTTCTAATTATTTCTTTCGTCAAAGGGTCGTTTTCCTCAACATGGTGGTCAAATCAAACCACAATGATCCTCCACCTGCTGGAGGTAAATCAAAATTACAACTTTACTGTGCGTTTATAGAATTCTCGAACACATACGAACCCAATCACCCCTCTCTGGAATCCGAGAAATCATTTGTCTAAAATTCGGACAGAACATCTTAACTATTAAGTGCAAAATTAAGGGTAGAGATAGTTTGATCTGGTAGGTTATACTTTGAAAGTAACACAACAAAACCTTAGTATTAAATTCTCGATCAATTTATCTGGTTTTTCGTTCATAAGTTTTTTTCAACGGGCCTTTTTTCCATGTAATTCATAAAATTTCTAATTAGTTTATTAATGAAAGACCTAAACACACTTTTAAAAGATTATGTTCAAATTCAAAACACCATAATGCTAAACAATATCTCAATTACGAAGttcttttacatatttttaattttcaacacgTTAATTTAATTTCCATTACTACAGAAAACCACTTTACACAACCAAAAATATCAACTCCCCTCTACTTTTACATCTCTATCGATTGACTTCCAACTATATTCGCATAAAAAAATGAACAATCAATCTTAAAAAACTTAGTGTCATATATTCATTCTTATAATTACTTTAAATCTATTTTAACAACAACCAGAAACAGCCACAACTATAGTCATATACAAATTTTAACTTCATCTAATAtctgcgcgtagcgcggacacgaTCCTAGTCGAAATAACAGGTGCAAAACTTATTGTTTCCTTAATAGTTATTTAGCAAATTTAATCTCCAATTTAAAAACTCAATATCTTCATCTACAGAGATAAAATACATGGACTTGGTAGAATGAGATATGAGAGCTGGGATGAGTACACATGTTATAAGTAGTAGACACACGAATACAATGGGATCTTTAAGCTCCAAGTGACAGTTGTCCCAGGACCAGGAGGAGGCTTAAGAAGAAGACTTTGGCTTGGAAGGCTATTACAAAAGCAAAGCCACAAGCCCCCATCATTATCTCTCTTCATTGGATGTAGACTTTAGAGTACTGACAGACCTTCCAAGCACGTTTAAAGCCGCTACACGCTGCATCTCCCTCGCTGTCAACACAATACTTCTTtgttaatacaaaaaaaaaatattccgaTTCAGATGGTTCCTAGCTTccaaataaaagaattgacttGACGTTTGCTGGTTAAACAGTACCTTCCTCGAGAGATAGCTGAATGGACCTCTTCTCCAAGTCAACCGCATGCTTGCTAAGCTCCGcggaggaaaatgaccaaagcGCTTCAACATACATATAAAGCATTCAGAAtaacagttttataaaaaaggcttaaaattttatttaaagtgGTTGTTGGACTCTCACTGTGTAGATGATGATCGGTCTGATCAGAATCATTAAGCTTGTTTAGGAGCATTTGTAGATGGTGGTAACGCTCTTCCCATTCCGGAGGTGGTGGTACTATGGATGATGAGCTGGCCTTGGGCTGCTGCTTAGTCACAGTGTCTTTGGATGCGTCAGTCTCGACTTTTCTCCGCACGTATACATTAGTGGTGGTTGCTGGAGATTGAGATGGGTTCCCTTTCTTCTCCGCGGCCTGGGGCATTTGTTCTTTTGGTGGAGTGCTGCTTGTTCGTTGGCCTGGCTCCATTTTGTTTCCTTCCTAATCAGAAATTCTTCttctataaaaatatagatgCTAAAATAAGCTAAATTCTGCAACATCAAGAGATTCACTCAGCCAGTGAAAGCCTATCAGAATCGGTGAGTGGAGGAAGGAATCTTAACATCGATTAATCAAAGAAGACAATGTTTACCTCAAGGATCAGACTGAGAATCCCCTTTTAGTTACCATTAGGCAGCtctgaagcttcttcttcttctaggcGAAAAGGAGCGAGATGCGTTTTCATTTAGGACAGTACTACTATCTCATTTATTACTGGGCCTATTATTAAGGCCCAATACGTATACTTATTTCCTTATACTGAAACTCAATTTTTGTTACCTTtcttttattcaatttttattagattagtttaaaactttaaatatacaGTTTCTGTAATGGgtagtataaatatttttttttttgacttctTCAATTGAAAGATGCAATCATGGTGATAATGTCAACAAAACCAAACACGGTAATACAAAGAAAGAGACCAACAAACTCAATCTTAAAAAGATTTACGAGCTAATTGACGCTGCTTCCCTTAAGATAAATTTAGGAATTTGTTTTAAATGCTGagttattcaaaaataaatttcaaaagtgTATTTTTGAATGATTTGGTTTAGTTAACCGGACCCTATCATTACTGGTAACATCAAGTAGTCTTAAACAGCAGAAGATCAAGTGTCAAGAATATCAGCTAAAGTATCTACTAATAGTTTTAATCCCATTTATACCTTGCACTCGTGGTGCTAATTCCGAAAGTGACAAAACCTGAGTATATTACTCAGTTTCGACCTATAAGTCTCTGCAATGTGTTGTTTAAAACTATCACGAAGGCCATGGTAGGGAGACTGAAGAGTATTATGCCTAAACTTATTGGTCCTGCTCAGTCTAGTTTCATCCCGGGCAGATTGAGTGCGGATAACATTGTTGTGGTTCAGGAAGCTGTTCATTCGATGAAAAAGAAGCAAGGCCGCAAGGGTTGGATGCTGCTGAAACTGGATTTGGAGAAAGCCTATGATAGGCTGCGTTGGGATTTTCTTGAAGATACACTAAGGGCTGCTGGTTTGTCTGAGAATTGGGTCAAGAGGATTATGGAATGTGTGTCTGGTCCATCAATGTGTATTTTGTGGAATGGAGAAAAATCTGAGCCGTTTAAGCCATCGAGAGGACTGCGACAAGGTGATCCACTGTCCCCGTACTTGTTTGTCTTATGCATGGAGAGATTATGTCAACTGATTGAGAAAGCAGTGGAGGATAAAAGATGGAAACCGATAACATTGTCGAGAGGTGGTCCACAGCTATCTCACATTTGCTTCGCAGATGATCTAATCCTGTTTGCAGAGGCATCGGTGACGCAGATTCGAGTGATCAGGAAAGTGTTGGAGAAGTTTTGTAAAGCCTCTGGTCAGAAAGTAAGCCTCCAGAAATCAaagattttcttttctaataaTGTCTCtagaggaagagaagagagaataaGCAGAGAAAGTGGTATTGCATCAACAAAGGAGCTGGGAAAATACTTGGGGATGCCGATACTACAGAAAAGAATTAATAAAGATACTTTTGGAGAGGTACTGGAGAAAGTAGCTTCACGGCTAGCAGGATGGAAGAAACAAACATTAAGCCTCGCAGGAAGGGTAACATTGACAAAGTCGGTTCTGTCATCAATACCGGTGCATACGATGAGTACGATTAGCATGCCAGTGGGTATACTGGAGAAGCTTGATAGCCTAGCGAGGAGCTTTGTGTGGGGAAGTGGACAACACTTAGTCTCTTGGGATAAAATATGCAAACCGAAGGCGTCTGGAGGTTTGGGGATCAGGGTGTCGAGAGATATGAACAAAGCCTTGTTAGCTAAAGTGGGATGGCGTCTGTTACACGATACTGAGAGCTTATGGGCCAATGTTTTACGAAGTAAGTACGGAGTGGGGGACATACACGACACAGATTGGATGGTAGGGAGTAGCTCTAGCTCGTCAACATGGAAAAGTGTGTTAATGGGGATAAGAGAAGTGGTTCTTGTGGGCCATAGTTGGATTACTGGTAATGGGAGGAATATCAGGTTCTGGATGGATAGTTGGATAGCAGGCCAACCACTCATGACAGAAGTGATTGCAGGGCTTCCAGAAGGATATGAAGATAGAACAGTTAGAGATATGTGGGGGGAAGGTGGAGGTTGGGATTTTGATAGAATTACCCCGTTTGTAACAGCTGAGAGAAGACTAGAGCTTATGGCAGTAGTAGTGGATACTGTTACTGGAGCAAAGGATCGTTTGGCATGGGGGCAGACTCCGAATGGGCAGTTTACGGTGAAGTCTGCATACACCTTGCTTACAAGAGATGAAAATCCAAGACCGCAGATGGGGAGTTTCTTTCGATCTATGTGGCGCGTTGTAGCACCTGAGAGAGTTCGAATGTTCCTCTGGCTAGTGGCAAACCAAGCAATCATGACAAATGCAGAGAGACATCGAAGGCACCTGAGTGGGACTGACTTATGCCAGGTTTGCAGAGGAGGAATTGAGACTATAATACATGTGTTACGTGATTGTCCTGCGATAAAAGGTATATGGGAGAGATTTGTTCCGAGAATGAAAAGGGAGGCTTTCTTCAGAATGCCGTTACTGGAATGGTTATATAAGAACCTATGTGATAACAATGCAGGTGGTGGTGTTCCGTGGGCTACCACATTCGCTTTGACTCTATGGTGGGGATGGAAGTGGAGATGTGGAAATGTATTTGGTGATACCCGACTGTGGAGAGATAGAGTCAAGTTCTTACGTGAGTTGGCTAAGGGAGTTATAACAGCCAATAGAACAGAGAATGCTCACATAAAGGAGAGGCATATGGTTGAGATAATGGTGGGATGGAAGCCACCTGGTGTGGGGTGGATGAAACTGAACACGGACGGGGCATCACATGGGAACCCGGGGCCGGCGACTGCAGGGGGAGCACTGCGAAACGGAGAAGGCGAGTGGTGTGGCGGTTTTGCGATTAATATAGGTAGCTGTACGGCACCATTAGCGGAGTTATGGGGTGTGTACTATGGTTTAGTGGTTGCTTGGGAGAAAGGGGTGAGAAGGCTGGAGGTAGAGGTCGATTCTATGATGGTGATGGAGTTTCTTACGATAGGGATTGGGGACACTCATCCGCTGTCTTTCCTGGTACGCTTGTGCCATGGCTTCTTGACAAGGGACTGGCTAGTCCGATTTGTTCATGTATATAGGGAAGCAAACCGCTTAGCTGATGGTTTGGCTAACCTTGCATTTACTCTTCCGTTTGGTTTTCATAGTTTTGTTGTGGCACCGATTGAGGTCGCTGTTTTAGTTCATGAGGATGTTGCTGGACCGTTGAGGCCACGACAAACTCGTCTTGTAaactgaagtttggatttcttttttaaataaattgggAGTCACTCTCCCATattcctaccaaaaaaaaaaaatcccattTATACCTTGCCGTCTAAGGGTAAAAACTCACAAAAACTAGCACAAGGCAACTTGTTAACCTCCTCCTGACAACAGAATGTGGCCATCTTAGTTGACATTCGATTCACTGGGCCAAAACGTATAAAAATtctaactaagaaacttaggcCCATATTGTAGGCCCACTACTATCATACGAAGAGACGGAGGATAAAAGTGTCATCTAGCGAATAAAGATATTTTTTGGTCGGAACGAGGCGtaaaaaatctttattttcCACAATGCTCACATGATGTGGGCCTGTCCACTAACCCAACCCATTAAACCAATCTCTCGGCAAACCCTAGAAAATATCTTAACTCTAGTTTATTATTACGTCAGCTCTTCTATAAATTATAGCCGCGTCTACTCATCCtaaatcacaaatctctctcACACACCCTTAGAAACTtttaatcaagaaaaaaaaaatgtctggAGAAGCTGAGTACCGGTGCTTCGTGGGAGGCCTGGCCTGGGCCACCGCGGATGCGGATCTAGAGAGGACGTTCTCCCAATTCGGCGAAGTAATCGATTCCAAGGTCCGTTACAACGAGAGATCGGACTCCCGGATTCAATCGAGGCCCGATGATTCCGATGGTTCTGATCCTCGACGGATCTGATTCCGATCTGTGTTTCTCTGTTACTTACTGTTACTAATGTTCTTTGTTACTGTTACTTGATTTTTTACCCCATCGGTACGTTTAATCTTCACAGCTTCTTATGAGCTCGGAGAACGATCGATTTTCTTTTACGAttgtttttacttatttttgtgtttttttttgttgacagATCATTAACGATCGCGAGACTGGGAGATCGAGGGGATTCGGATTCGTGACTTTCAAGGATGAGAAGTCGATGAGGGATGCGATTGAGGAGATGAACGGGAAAGAGCTCGATGGACGTACTATTACCGTCAACGAGGCTCAGTCTAGAGGAAGCGGTGGCGGTGGAGGAGGCCGTGGTGGCGGTGGTGGTTACAGAGGAGGCGGTGGTGGAGGTTACGGTGGAGGAGGTGGTTACGGAGGAGGTGGGGGTGGATATGGAAGACGTGATGGAGGTGGTTACGGATCTGGTGGTGGCGGCGGATACGGTGGAAGACGTGATGGAGGTGGTTACGGAGGAGGTGACGGTGGTTACGGAGGAAACagcggcggtggtggtggtggctggTAATCGGAGATTAAGTGGTTGTCTGGTTCTTCTGCTATGTGTTTGGTTTAGATTTGGTTTCGTATCTTGTTTCTCTGGTTTTGTTATGTTTCTGGGTTTGTTTTTGGGGTTCTACTTGATGTAACAGATCGTTTAAATTAAAAGTCGTCTTTGCCTAAAACGTAATGTTAATTCGCGTGTTGTTCACTTAATCATTAACTTTAGTTTTTCTGAATTATCGTATAAATCAACCAATTAGTCGCTATGAGCTCTCACTTATCTCGATAGACTAcatcggtttttttttttgtcaacgactACATCggtttaatataattaaatcagGATTTGTGTTCAACCACTCGCTCTTTATATGTTCACCCGAATACATTCGCCGCACGATCTTTTGATTAAATGTTCCCCCAGTGTAGTTTGAGTTGTTTTAGATTTTGTCCAGATCTTTACAGAAAGATATATACGTCGAATATTCTCCTTCCCTTTTTCTACAATCACTTTCTTTTTGGTCGTGAAAGGTATCTTCAATTATTTGAAgggaataatattattttcaaccTTTCCAAAAGTTGCTAATATCAAATTGAACTAACATCTATAATAACTTAAGTGAAGACCCATGGGCCAATATCACCAATGAGTGAATATATATTCGGTTCTCAATACCACGCTCAACATGATGTCTGATGATCCTTGGTGAATAATAAGTGAGGCAGTACACGTAACGTTTCGTACTATCAAGGGATGGCTTAAAAACTAATTGGGCCTTCATAAGGGCCCACTAAAACTTGATTACAACTATTGGAACCATGATCAACGGCCCAAGATCACATCTCTCCCCTGTAAAACCAGCGACGGCAACACCACCACCATCAGAAGCCTCTCTTTTTGTCGGTGTTAAAAGAGCATCAAGTTTCACCAACCAACCAAACCGCAAATTCTGACTAAATAAAAAAGTTAGCTCAAGATGCTGACGACAGGGGTATTATTGTCATTTAGTGATTCAAACCGGGTCTATTTTAATACAAAAGAAGAAGCAAGTGCGTTAAAATGCCTTAAACTTAGGATCAATTTACTTCAGCTGCACCACCGTGTTTAGAATCAGTTTgagttttttatttgttataactaaaaatggCGAGTAAGAGTAGCATCCTGTTCATCGGAGGAACTGGTTACATCGGGAAGTATATAGTGGAAGCGAGCGCTAGATCTGGACATCCAACACTCGTCCTCGTTCGAAACTCCACGCTCACCAGCCCGTCACGGTCCACCACCATCGACAATTTCAAGAACCTCGGCGTTCGCTTTCTACTCGTTCGTATCTCTCTAACCGCCTCTCTTCTTTTGATAGATGgtagttttattaatttcatattaaCAGACACATGTGTTGTTGGTCAATAGGGAGACCTTAACGATCATACGAGTCTCGTGAATTCGATCAAGCAAGCTGATGTGGTGATATCCACCGTTGGACACTCTCTCTTGGGTCAACAAGACAAGATCCTCTCTGCTATTAAAGAAGCTGGTAACGTTAAGGTAAACacacaaataaaacaaacaaacatatatGTTGTTCATGCTGATTGAGTTTGCTCTCAGAGATTCTTTCCGTCGGAGTTTGGAAATGATGTGGACCGTGCTCAGAGTGTTGAGCCTGCCAAGTCAGCGTATGCTACAAAGGCAATGTTCCGGAGGAAGATTGAGGAAGAAGGGATACCATACACTATTGTCTCTTGCAACTTCTTTGCTGGCTACTTCCTCCCTACTTTGGCACAGCCTGGTGCTACTTCTCCTCCACGTGATAAAGTAATTATTATGGGTGATGGAACCCCCAAAGGTAAAGAGTGAGACCCCTTTGTTTGCTAGAATCTAATAGCTTGGATCAGTGAAGTATTTTAAGTTTAGTATCTGTAGTTTCTTGGTCTGTTTACTCTTCTTTTCTTGTGTGTTTAATTTGCAGCTGTGttcaacaaggaagaagacataGGGACTTACACAATCAAGGCCGTTGATGATCCAAGAACCTTAAACAAGATCTTATACGTTAGGCCACCAATGAACACCTACTCATTCAACGATCTCGTTTCGCTTTGGGAGAAAAAGATTGGGAAAACACTCGAAAGAATCCACGTTCCTGAAGAACAAATCCTCAAACAGATAACAGGTTTTGATCCTAAAATCCATTCTTCTTCCTCCAGTTTTCTTTATCTGTGTGTCCATTGATGgtgttagtgttttttttttttttttttcgttgcaGAAGCTTCGCCTCCACTGAACGTGCTGCTATCACTTTGTCATTGCGTATTTGTGAAAGGAGGACAAACAAACTTCGAAATAGAACCTTGCTTTGGAGTAGAAGCTTCTGAGCTTTACCCTGATGTCAAATACACTACTGTCGATGAAATCCTCGACAACTACGTCTAAAGGAGTAGTAGCTTTAACTAAAGTCACTCCATTACACTCTTTCCATAAAACTTATCAGTATCCTATGTTTCTGAATAAAACCTTTCTGCTTCTCCAATAtgataaaatcaattaaactgACCGGTTTTTATTGTTGTAACAAATTTCTTTTAATGTTGTGATACTGAAACACAAGAACTGGGAGAAATTTTAGTCCACAATCCGTCAGTCTTTGGAAGAGGCAGTTTAGCCAACATTGTAGTCCAGTTTTGTGGAGaattcttacaaaaaaaaaactattaaaaggTGGCATTATTGCAAGGAACAATTTAACGCTGAgctaaaacaaattttaatttcacTTTTGTTTTTCCTCTCTAATCCTTCCTTGTAGCTGCATAGGTTTTTGTCAATGTAGAAATAGTTCAAAATGATTTTCTAAAAACAAATGTTATGTTCTTTGGCAAAGACAAAAGTGGCcaacattaattaaaatttggtCAGATCAGTCCGCACGTGGGCCGCTGCCGCTTCGTCCACCATATTTCTGCCACACAAACAAAAGAAAGCCGTCGATTAGGAATGTAAAACCAAGGATAAAGACTTATGGAATTAGCCTAACTAATCTCATCAGTAACTACCATTAATCCCAGCAAAATCTCCATTATGAATGGGGATAATAATAAGTTGGCAAAATTTACAGATGCCAAATGTCACAGTCCACTATGATACATATGAGGAGTATAACCAgacttttaagtttttttttttttaaatagactTCTGATTTGTTAAACAGTTTTACCTGTTTGCCGAAGCTGAAAGGGATGTACTTGTACTTGATCATGTGGGAGATCTGGCGTCTCATGGTGAGAACAAAGAGAACAATCCAATAGCAAAGCAGGATTGGCCAGAACACAGGCACGTCAAACACCGAGAAGAATGTCATCACAAACGCAATGCAGAATGCCTTTGTCATCGAATACCTGAGAGATCAGATTTTCAAGCATGattgagacaaaaaaaaaagaagcacaTCTGTCATTATATATCTAACACTGTCAGCTAGAAAAGCCTCCCCTTCGCATATTAGAGATCCTACATCTATCTACCATTATCAGAAACCCTCTAAAATCTTTTAGAAAAGGCAAAATTACCAGAACTTGAACTCAGGGAGACGGCGGATGAAAGGCTTGAACTCATCAGAGCCTCTAGTAGGAAGAGAAGGTCCATCAGAACCCCCAGCAGCCTCAGGATCAACAAGAGGGGACAAGAACCCAATAAGCAGATTCAAAAGGTAGATCCCAAGTCCATAAGCGATGATGTAGAAGCCCTGGATATAGTAAACCCTCAAACAGTAGGCAAGGGCCACGACAAGAGTCCCAATCCACCTGTAAGTAGCGTGAGGCGTGGTCTTGTCAAGGTAATGCTGGTAGATCCTCCACGCCTCATGCGCTTTCTGTTGAACAGGGGTCGCCACTGAACCACTATCACCTCCGCCTACGTCCATCtgataaaacaaaaacagtAGAGTAACGTTATCAACAACAAACAGTAAGAGCACATAACAAGCTAGATCTGATTAAAATTGTTTCTCAATGCCATTGATTAATCTATCTCTTAGCTAATCGAATCTCAGAGAATCAAAACCCTAATCTATCTCCTCCATCTTCAAATCTACTCACCAAACAAACAAATCGCTCAAATTCAGATCTGAAAGCTCAATCGGTGATAAAATCACATGATAAGAACCCTACGAATCGATCGAAACAGTGGAAATGAATCTCAGATCGCGAAT
It encodes:
- the LOC117127281 gene encoding AFP homolog 2-like yields the protein MDDDNGLELSLGLSCGGGKGKGNNAGTSSENHNLEGGGDRSAKVIDDFKNFLHPTTSQRPAAEQSSEPPPQNFFNDLSKAPTADAEASTKPLWVEDKAMKEAGSSKIKEEARVDMHEMKKKTKASYVSNATDEGSKADNEDVAECEAGGGDGGGSSSKKK
- the LOC103835129 gene encoding uncharacterized protein LOC103835129; this encodes MEPGQRTSSTPPKEQMPQAAEKKGNPSQSPATTTNVYVRRKVETDASKDTVTKQQPKASSSSIVPPPPEWEERYHHLQMLLNKLNDSDQTDHHLHTLWSFSSAELSKHAVDLEKRSIQLSLEEAREMQRVAALNVLGRSVSTLKSTSNEER
- the LOC103835130 gene encoding glycine-rich RNA-binding protein 10 is translated as MSGEAEYRCFVGGLAWATADADLERTFSQFGEVIDSKIINDRETGRSRGFGFVTFKDEKSMRDAIEEMNGKELDGRTITVNEAQSRGSGGGGGGRGGGGGYRGGGGGGYGGGGGYGGGGGGYGRRDGGGYGSGGGGGYGGRRDGGGYGGGDGGYGGNSGGGGGGW
- the LOC103835131 gene encoding phenylcoumaran benzylic ether reductase 1, with translation MASKSSILFIGGTGYIGKYIVEASARSGHPTLVLVRNSTLTSPSRSTTIDNFKNLGVRFLLGDLNDHTSLVNSIKQADVVISTVGHSLLGQQDKILSAIKEAGNVKRFFPSEFGNDVDRAQSVEPAKSAYATKAMFRRKIEEEGIPYTIVSCNFFAGYFLPTLAQPGATSPPRDKVIIMGDGTPKAVFNKEEDIGTYTIKAVDDPRTLNKILYVRPPMNTYSFNDLVSLWEKKIGKTLERIHVPEEQILKQITEASPPLNVLLSLCHCVFVKGGQTNFEIEPCFGVEASELYPDVKYTTVDEILDNYV
- the LOC103835132 gene encoding protein RER1A, giving the protein MDVGGGDSGSVATPVQQKAHEAWRIYQHYLDKTTPHATYRWIGTLVVALAYCLRVYYIQGFYIIAYGLGIYLLNLLIGFLSPLVDPEAAGGSDGPSLPTRGSDEFKPFIRRLPEFKFWYSMTKAFCIAFVMTFFSVFDVPVFWPILLCYWIVLFVLTMRRQISHMIKYKYIPFSFGKQKYGGRSGSGPRAD